DNA sequence from the Ammoniphilus oxalaticus genome:
TGCAGCCGTTTTATCGAGCTTATATTTGTGGATTGTCATACATAAATCATGGAGAGGCGGGCGAAAGGAGCGGCTTCTTCAAGGATTCGTCGGTAGCAGCTTTTATGGCGTGCTTGCGCTAATTTTCATTTTCATGATCTTTAACATGGAGCCTGAAACGCCTTACAACGATAACTTCATGCAATTCATTGGCTTAGTTATGGGTATTTTTGTTGCTGTTGTCGCTTTTATAACCTGTTTTTGTATCACGAGTTTGACGGGGAAGAAACAACTATAAGCGGGCGAATTCAAGGGAAGTGGTTCCGAGCGAACGAGAGAAAATGATATGAAAATAATAAAGGGTATCATACTGTTTCTGTTTATAGTCGCTTTCATTTGTTTTTTAAAATTCTACACATTCCATACTGACTTATCCGAGGAAAATATGAATGGATTAAATCTTGGGGAAAAATATTTCCCCTTGATAAATGGAGATACATTACATAACATTGATACTTTTTACCCGAATAATCACGTAAATCATAAGTATAAAAGCGGATTAGAATTACTTGTCGATAAAGAACTCTATATTAAAAGAATTTGGTTACAGGGTCCAAGTATAGGTTACATAACGTCGAAAGGTGTATCAATTGGAAATAATCGAAGCAAGGTTATAGATTTATATGGCAAAAACTTTTATATGAGACATGAACAAGGCGCGGATATTATAGGCTACATAGATAGAAAAAGGAATTCAAAAATAGAATTTTGGACAAGCGAAAATATCGTCCACAGTATCCGCTATGATAAAAGAAATCTATATTAGACACCTTGTCATTTGCTCGTGACCCAAATGTTGTTGTCTAAAGCGCTTAAACAGCCCTACCCACCTGAGCGACTTTGTGGATCGGAGGGTAGCAGTCCATTATTATAACTTCAAACTTTCTTCACAGTTATAAGTTAGCCTAGAACGATACAGAAGTATGTTCCGCAAAGGAGGAGCGTGGTTCACTAAGAAAAAAGCTCACCGAGTGCTTGTTATAGATGATGAAGCGCCAATGAGAAAGTTGTTGGAAGTGTATTTGCGAGACAGCCTGTACGATGTTCTAACCGCATCAGGTGGGGATCAGGCTGTGGATATGTTGAAAAAGGGCTCATTTGATTTGGTGTTATTAGATATTATGATGCCATATAAGGATGGTTGGGCAGTCTGTCGAGAAATTCGATCTTTTAGTGATATTCCCATTATTATGTTAACGGCTCGGGATCAGACGGTTGATAAGGTGAAAGGGCTCAAATTAGGGGCGGATGATTACATTACGAAACCCTTTGAGGAAATGGAGTTATTGGCTCGAATTGAAGCGTTATTTAGGAGGTCTGAACCAAAAGGACCGACCGAACCCCAATCACAGTCCCATGGAATTACGATTGATCCCACAACCCATTCTGTTTTTGCGAATGGACAACCGATCGAACTCACGCCAAAGGAATTTGAATTATTGTATACTTTTCTTACGAATAAGGGGCGCGTCTATAATCGTGAACTATTATTAGAGATGATCTGGGATTTGGATTATGAGGGGGATCTACGCACGGTCGATACCCATGTTAAGAATTTACGGGAAAAATTAAGGAAACATGGGTTGGATGCCAATTCAATTATTAAAACGGTGTGGGGAGTAGGGTATAAAGGACAATAGAAAAAGCCTCATTTATATGAGGCTCTTTTATAAATGCTACCATCTAATTCTGCTAACGAAGCAATTCGTTTCTTTTATCCCTATATTCTTCTTCGGTAATTTCCCCTTTGGCAAATCGTTCGCGTAGAATCTGAAGGGCGGGATCTTCTTTTTTACCTCCATTAATCCAACGAATAAACAGATAGATTCCTCCTAGGAGAAGGCCCCATTGTAAAAGCATCCAATAAAACATGCTAAAACCATGTACACCCATATTATTCATCATATGCATCATGGCTTCTGCGCCCCCTTTAGTCTTTATTATAAAAGATAAATATGAAGATTTCATGTGGAATGCGTTGCGTTAAAAAAGTTTTTTAAAAAGGGGGTGTTCGAGTTTGGGGCGGATGGCGCAGTTTATTCGAACGAGAGTGACGATCAAATTAGGGCTATTACTGTTCGGTGTCTTCTTACTGATTGCAGTGGCCCTTGGAAACATTGTGTATACGTTTTTTGTTTCCTTCTATGTTTCGCATGTGTGGGAAGAATTGACTCAGAGAACAGAAAGTCATGCCGCCGTTTTAAGCGATTATTTCAACGACAGTACGATTGACCATGTTGTACGCATGGAAGTAGGCGCTAACTTTATGGTGGTGATTTTAGACTCGGATAAAAATGTGTTAGGTCAATCTGACAACATGACTTCCGAACATCACGACTATTTGGATATGACATATGAGAAACAAATGAAATTTGGAGCCACGGTCGAGCAAGATTGGGATTCGAAACCATTCCTTGTCGATCAAGCGCCTGTTTTCCAGGGCGGCAAGGAAGCGGGAACCGTTGTTTTGTTTAGTTCCACAACACCGATTCGCGAGGCAATTCAATCATTACAACGTATCTTGCTCACGATCGGACTCGCTTCCGCTATTATTGTCGGCGGTATCTTGTTTTTAATTTCGAGAATGATCGCTCGTCCTCTGCTTGTCATGAGGCAAGTCACTAGTGAAATTGCAAAGGGGAATTATGATTTTTATTTGCCGTTGAGGGGGGAGGATGAGGTTGCTCAACTTGCCCACTCGATCCATCATATGTCGAGGGAAATTCAGTTTTATCAGAAGCAACGCAATGACTTTTTAGCCGATATTGGTCATGAGTTGCGAACACCATTAACGTATCTTAAAGGGTATTCCGAATTAATATTAGGTCACGACGTGTCTAACGAAGAAAAACAAGAGTATCTTACGGTTATTAATGAACAGAGCGAACGCCTGCAACGATTGGTGCAAGATTTATTTGATTTAGCCAGAATTGATCAAGGGGTTTTCTCGTTTCACTGGGAAAAGATCTGTTTAGAAGACGTCCTGACTGACACCCTTTCAGTCGTCGAATCGTCGATGGATGCAAAAGGGATTCTCATTGAATATTGTCCTCCCGAGAAAAAAATTATGGTTAAAGGAGATCGTCAACGGTTGGGACAAGTGTTTATCAATATCTTGGATAACGCGCGTTATTATACCCCTGAGGGCGGAAGCGTTTTTGTTCGTTATCAGCGGAATGCAGCGGAAGTTATCATCGAGATCGAAGATACAGGACCGGGTATTCCGAAAGCAGAACTTCCTTTTATTACGGAACGGTTATATCGGGTGGAAAAATCACGCTCTAAACAAACAGGAGGCGCTGGGTTAGGTTTAGCTATCAGCTCCAAAATTATTGAAAAGCATCAAGGTTATTTACAGATCGAGAGCGCCGAGGGAGAAGGGACGACGTTTAAAGTGAATTTACCCCTTGTATTTGTAGATCAAGCTAAATCCTAAGGTGATCTGAGTCAGTAGTTAACAATGAACCTTGGTCGTTATGTTGATGGGATGTGATCATTTCGACACTTTTTCTACACAGTTTCCACATATGTATCTTCTATTATTAAAAGTGTAAAGAAGAATACTTCTCGTGGGAGGGGAACAGGAAATGAAAAAGATGGTGATCGGTGGAACGCTAGCTGCATTGTTGGTCATAGGCGGCATCGGGGGAGTGTGGGCGGCGGAATCTGTGAGCCCTAATAGCGGAAATGAAAAAACATTCGAAGACATGTTGCCGTTCATGAAGAAAATGCATCCCCATACATCCGATGAAACTTTTAAAAAAATGTACAATGACTGCCACGGTGAGGGCGGGATGATGAAAGGCCATCATCGTCATATGGGCGGGAATCATTGGATGCATAATATGAAGGAATCATAAGCGCGACAGCCGGATCGAACGATCTGGTTGTTTTTTTGGTTGAAAAGCTAGATTTATAAATAACATAAATAAGTAGGTATTGTAATAAACTCCATAATTTCTACACAAGTTTACCGTAAACTCACAATATAGAAGGACTTTAAGAGGGGAGAAAAACGATGGATGATATGAGCTTGAGTTCGTTGTTGGGAATAATGAAACCTATTTTATATGTAGTCGGGTTGTACATACTTTACAGCGTGGTTGTCGCGCTATACAAAAAGAAAAGAGGAACAAATAATAAATAAGAGGAGCGTGTTTGGAAATGAAGAAAATGTTGTTTTTAATTTTGGCGAGCGCCCTTGTGTTAAGCGCGTGTAGCGCGAAGACGGATGGTGATGTGGCTGAACCTGAAGATCATTCAATGGATGGGATGGCTATGGGACATGATCATCACGAACCCGATTTAAATCATTCGACTGGAGAAAATGAATTGAAATTGCCGCCCATTTTAAAGAGCGACAAGGAAACAGAAGACGAAATTCATTATACGGTTGATGCTCAAAAGGGTCAAACAGAAATATTCGATGGTTACCAAACGGATACGTTAGGTTACAACTCCTCGTTTTTAGGCCCGGTTTTAAAAGTGAAAAAAGGGCAAACCGTCCACATTAACACGAAGAACAGTTTGGATGAGGATACGACATTTCACTGGCATGGGTTGGTTATTGCCGGAGCGGCCGATGGAGGTCCTCATAGTGTGATCAAACCGGGGGAAAGCAAAGAAATTACGTTTAAAGTCGATCAGGGAGCGGCCACTCTTTGGTTTCATCCCCATCCATTAGGAAATACAGCCGAACAGGTTTTTAATGGTCTTGCGGGATTGTTTTATATTGAAGACGATGAAGCGGATCAACTGGATTTACCAAACGAATACGGCAAAAATGATTTTCCATTAATTATTCAAGATAAGACGTTCGATGAAGAGAAGCAATTGAATTTTACTGAAGTGAAAGATGAAGATGGAATGATGGGGGATACTCTATTAGTCAATGGCACAGTCAATCCGAGCTTAACCATTGGAAAGGAAAAGGTGCGTTTGCGTTTGTTAAATGGTTCGAACATGCGGAACTATGTGTTTAAGTTGAGTAATGATCAGGCCTTTACACAAATTGCGTCAGACGGAGGCTTGTTAAACGAACCGATTGAATTAAAGGAATTACAATTAACCCCTTCGGAAAGAGCGGAAATTGTAGTTGATTTTTCTAAATTACAAGATACGGATCAGCTCGCTTTACTTACAGGCGAGGACACTGTTGTGTTACCGTTCAATGTGAAAGAGGAGCGAACAGGGGGAGATAACGTAAACATTCCGAAGCAAATGAATTCCATTGCGGTAACTGACGAGGAAAAGAGCATGAAGGTGACCAAGGAAATAGTGTTAGATGGCATGGCGGAAGATGTTACGATTAACGGGAAGAAATTGGATATAGATAGAATTGATTTTACCCAGAAAAAAGGGGAAGTTGAAGTTTGGGAGATTTACAATAAACCAGATGAAATGGGTGGCATGATTCATCCATTCCATATTCATGGTACCCAATTTAAGGTTATTTCAATCAATGACGAATTACCGCCTGAAAATTTACGAGGATACAAAGATACAGTCTCTTTAGATTCAGGAGATCGAGTGAAGCTCGCGGTCCGATTCGATGAACCTGGGATTTTTATGTATCACTGTCATATTCTAGAGCATGAAGACAATGGGATGATGGGGCAGGTGAAAGTAGAGTAATTGTCTTCTTGCTTGTCTGACTGGCCATCTATGGTTGAGTTTTCCAATAAGCAAGGATCAAAATGAATAGAGACTCGCCGCCCGTCGTTAAGTATGGGTAGTATAAAGGTGAATCAATTCGAGATAATCGAATAGAACTATTTATAGACATATGCGCCTGCTGGAAGAGATCAAATTGATAATCCAAGAGAAGATCTCATAGCACTGACGTATGATATTCTTTCTGACATATAATATGACTTTTCTTGGCCTGAACAGACTAGGGACCCATTACTATTTAAAAAGTTAATGGCGGGAATCAGGCGATAACAACCATTAAAGCAAGGTCTAAGCGTGAGAAAGTTACCTCCACTATTTCCAAAGGGTTTAAAATCCAAAAGTTAACTTGGCATCTAAGTGAAAGGTGTAGAGGACATGATTGAGGAATACCTCAGCCATCTTCAAAAGAACGGAAAATACTCTCATACATCCATACGAAAATGAACTACTACAATTTGAAGCAGAAACCAATATTCAAAAATGGATACATGGCTTATCGTAATAAAAAGGTCGTGTATAACCTGGTGCTCGATATATCGGATTGGATGTAAGATCGGCGGATGAAGATCATATGGTGGACGGGAAAATCGGAAAAGTAGCTTCATGATGCCAAAAGCTTGTAATAAGGATAGAAACATTTGAAACATCCATTCGCTTAATAAGCCCTTCCTTTCCCGATAGATATTTATCACTTGAACAACTTACTATTGATATAGGGGAAAGAAACAACCAAAAATATGTTAATATTTTTCCGTTTATAAACCTCCTAATTAAAAGACAATGTATCAACTCGAAGCGTTCCTATATATTTATTCCCCGTACAAAACCCTTGCATGATCCCATTAACTGCTTAAATGCTAGAGCGTCTTTTACAACTCGATGACATCTCCATGTTATGCTAATCATGAGGTGATCCTAGTGGCAACAATTTTAATTGTTGAGGATGAAATTCCAATCAATGAATTAATTAAAAGAAATCTACAATCCGTAGGACATACATGTATTTCCGTTTTTGATGGTAGGGCAGCTATTGATGAGTTGACACAAAACGAAGTGGATCTCGTTTTGTTGGACGTCATGCTTCCAGAAATTGATGGTTATGAGGTTTTTCAGCAAATGGAAAAGACACCTACGATCTTCCTGACGGCGCGAAGTAGCTTAATGGATAAGGTGAAGGGTTTGACCCTCGGCGCTGACGATTATTTAGTCAAACCATTTGAGATCTTAGAATTGTTGGCGCGAGTGGATGCTGTGTTAAGACGTACCCAAAAGGAAAGCAAGCATTTTGAGCTTGATGGGCTAAAGGTAGATTTTGAGAGCAGACAAGTATTTTTGAATGAATCTCCGATTGAATGTACCCCTAAAGAATTCGATCTATTAGAGGTGTTGGTGAACAATCGTAATATTGCTCTATCACGGGATAAGCTGTTAGAGCTTGCTTGGGGATATGATTATGAAGGGGATACAAGGACGGTGGACGTTCATATTCAAAAGCTAAGAAAGAAGTTAGACATGGAATCTAGAATTAAAACGGTCTATAAAATTGGTTATCGTTTGGAAATTTAGATAGAAAAAAATAATATTACAACTTCATAATAACTTGATGACAATCCTATAATCTCGCCATTTTATACTGTTATTGTAAGCTCAAACAAACGATAAGGAGAGATTGAGATGAAAACAGAAAGATTGAATAGAAAAGGATGGAAAAGAACCGCGTTGATTGCCGTAACCGTTATTGGCGCTAGTCCACTACTGTTCCAGGGAATTATCCAAGGAGTAACGGCAGCGGAATTGAAAAAAACGGATAGAGTTCCTACAACCTATTCGATTGATGCAGTCAGTACATCCCCAGCTGCGCAATATAGTTTGCCAGAAGGCTACCAAAAAGCAAATTACACGGTGGGAACAATAAACCTTGATTACTACCGCAATCAGATGCCGACTAGCAAGGACATGGCCAAAGAAGTTGCGGCGGAAATCGGCGCTCAGGCCCTGTGGGAGATATTTGACCTGAACTTGGAAGGGCAGGAGATTCAAATGGGCTACAACCAGGCAGTCGAACATCTTCCCCGTTCGCGATGGCATGCAGATGTGTACATCAATGGCAAGCGTAGTTATTCATTCGAAGTCGACTCAGTGACGGGAGAATTATTTGGAATAGCCCGCAGCAGAACACTGGATAAACAGATTTCATTAGCCTATGATTCAAAGCTTGCTAGTAACCCCCAAGAATATGTTGAACGAGCAAGGAAGTTAGCGGAAAAATACAATGTTGTTCATGGACCGATTAAGTCGGTGGAATACAATAACCAAGGATACAGTAACAATGATCCGGATATTACGATGTACGTAACTGGGGAAAATGGGGAAATGGCTATGATGACTTTCTCCCGATACGATAAGGCCTTGTTAAGTATCGGCTATAGTACGCCAACGAAGTACGCGTTGGAACAAGCTGAAAGGGACATGAAGCGGTTGCAGGAAAAGGCAACGCCTTCGGTCGATGATAACGAGGCTCCCTCTCTAAAGGAAATGGAATGAGATTAAACCACGTTTTTACGATGTAAAATCTAGCCGCCACATGTTGGCGGCTCTTCGTCTGATAAAAAGAATCTTTCCTTTAACAACGCTATAAACCAAACAATCCGTAATCAATCTAAAAAGGGAGATGAATTATTTTGATAGAAATCCAAAAGACGGTCCACAAGTGGGGTTATCCTTTGAAGGTAAACCCATGAAATATCGAACTTTTTTGACCACACTTATGCTCTTTCTATTTTTCTTCAATTTGGGAATTTTAATTATTTCGATCACGACCTTCAAAGATACGATTGCGCGTGCAGAGGAGAAAAGTTTAGGAGAACATTACTTTATCACCTCTTCGCTGATTAAGGATTTTTATGCTGTGGAAAACCGTGGAATTGATATTGAAGACTCCCTGGGTGCTCTGCTTCAGCCATACAGTTATTTATCAGGAGATAAAAAAGTGAAATTGGCGCTCTACAAGGGTAATCAGATTGTCTATTCGGATCAGCCGCAGAATATCGTAAAGAGCAGCTCCTTGGAACTGGATAAAACTAGAGATCGTTTAGTTTCCTCGCAAAAATCTGAAGGACGTACGTATGTTATGGTTTCAGGTAAGCTTCCAGCGCCATTTGATGATTATACAATGGTGTATTTTTATGATACGACGGATTCCATTGCCGCATGGAATCAAATGAAAAACATGCTGTTTTTGGCAGGATTGATTCTTTCCAGTTTACTCGCTTTTGGACTTCTATTATTACTGAATCGAATATTTAAGCCTCTCACGCAAATTTCTCATATGTCTCGGAGCATTGCGGCCGGAGCATACGATACTAGACTTCCTGTATCTGGACAAGACGAGCTTTCCGAAATGGCTAGAAGTTTCAATCATATGGCGGAGGAAATTAAAAGTCAGATCATG
Encoded proteins:
- a CDS encoding response regulator transcription factor; translation: MFRKGGAWFTKKKAHRVLVIDDEAPMRKLLEVYLRDSLYDVLTASGGDQAVDMLKKGSFDLVLLDIMMPYKDGWAVCREIRSFSDIPIIMLTARDQTVDKVKGLKLGADDYITKPFEEMELLARIEALFRRSEPKGPTEPQSQSHGITIDPTTHSVFANGQPIELTPKEFELLYTFLTNKGRVYNRELLLEMIWDLDYEGDLRTVDTHVKNLREKLRKHGLDANSIIKTVWGVGYKGQ
- a CDS encoding SHOCT domain-containing protein is translated as MMHMMNNMGVHGFSMFYWMLLQWGLLLGGIYLFIRWINGGKKEDPALQILRERFAKGEITEEEYRDKRNELLR
- a CDS encoding sensor histidine kinase; protein product: MAQFIRTRVTIKLGLLLFGVFLLIAVALGNIVYTFFVSFYVSHVWEELTQRTESHAAVLSDYFNDSTIDHVVRMEVGANFMVVILDSDKNVLGQSDNMTSEHHDYLDMTYEKQMKFGATVEQDWDSKPFLVDQAPVFQGGKEAGTVVLFSSTTPIREAIQSLQRILLTIGLASAIIVGGILFLISRMIARPLLVMRQVTSEIAKGNYDFYLPLRGEDEVAQLAHSIHHMSREIQFYQKQRNDFLADIGHELRTPLTYLKGYSELILGHDVSNEEKQEYLTVINEQSERLQRLVQDLFDLARIDQGVFSFHWEKICLEDVLTDTLSVVESSMDAKGILIEYCPPEKKIMVKGDRQRLGQVFINILDNARYYTPEGGSVFVRYQRNAAEVIIEIEDTGPGIPKAELPFITERLYRVEKSRSKQTGGAGLGLAISSKIIEKHQGYLQIESAEGEGTTFKVNLPLVFVDQAKS
- a CDS encoding multicopper oxidase family protein, with translation MKKMLFLILASALVLSACSAKTDGDVAEPEDHSMDGMAMGHDHHEPDLNHSTGENELKLPPILKSDKETEDEIHYTVDAQKGQTEIFDGYQTDTLGYNSSFLGPVLKVKKGQTVHINTKNSLDEDTTFHWHGLVIAGAADGGPHSVIKPGESKEITFKVDQGAATLWFHPHPLGNTAEQVFNGLAGLFYIEDDEADQLDLPNEYGKNDFPLIIQDKTFDEEKQLNFTEVKDEDGMMGDTLLVNGTVNPSLTIGKEKVRLRLLNGSNMRNYVFKLSNDQAFTQIASDGGLLNEPIELKELQLTPSERAEIVVDFSKLQDTDQLALLTGEDTVVLPFNVKEERTGGDNVNIPKQMNSIAVTDEEKSMKVTKEIVLDGMAEDVTINGKKLDIDRIDFTQKKGEVEVWEIYNKPDEMGGMIHPFHIHGTQFKVISINDELPPENLRGYKDTVSLDSGDRVKLAVRFDEPGIFMYHCHILEHEDNGMMGQVKVE
- a CDS encoding response regulator transcription factor; this translates as MATILIVEDEIPINELIKRNLQSVGHTCISVFDGRAAIDELTQNEVDLVLLDVMLPEIDGYEVFQQMEKTPTIFLTARSSLMDKVKGLTLGADDYLVKPFEILELLARVDAVLRRTQKESKHFELDGLKVDFESRQVFLNESPIECTPKEFDLLEVLVNNRNIALSRDKLLELAWGYDYEGDTRTVDVHIQKLRKKLDMESRIKTVYKIGYRLEI
- a CDS encoding sensor histidine kinase, yielding MNYFDRNPKDGPQVGLSFEGKPMKYRTFLTTLMLFLFFFNLGILIISITTFKDTIARAEEKSLGEHYFITSSLIKDFYAVENRGIDIEDSLGALLQPYSYLSGDKKVKLALYKGNQIVYSDQPQNIVKSSSLELDKTRDRLVSSQKSEGRTYVMVSGKLPAPFDDYTMVYFYDTTDSIAAWNQMKNMLFLAGLILSSLLAFGLLLLLNRIFKPLTQISHMSRSIAAGAYDTRLPVSGQDELSEMARSFNHMAEEIKSQIMQLATAAEQKQQFVDNLAHELRTPLTTIYGYAEYIQKVVCTEEDKVLATNYIMSESRRLQNIAYRLLDMATLRENSIERGDVCLEELVRGIKQAMSLKATAQDIKIIYECRFDMLFCDADLMHILLVNLLDNAIKACKPRDIIKLVAELEGDRKVIFIQDSGKGMSEEHLDNITKAFYRVDLSRSRSGGGAGLGLTLCQQIALNHGAELSFSSELGKGTTAKLTFTSS